The Micromonospora sp. NBC_00421 DNA window TGCCGGGCACGCCGACCGCCGGTGCCGTCGGCCGGCGTCTGAAGCGGTCAACGGCCCGGGGCCGCGGGGAGGTGGTTACCGGCTATGCCCAACCGTAGACGGAGGTCGACGCCGGGAGCCAGCGGTGCTTCGTATGCGCCGTCCTCGGTGAAGAGGGCGGCGATCGCGTCCGGGTTCCGGGTGACCGCACCGGCGTGGACGTACCGTTCGAAGACTTGCTGGTGTATGAGTGCCACTCTCCAGTTTAGCCCGGTTACCCGTCGGACGGGGTGCAAGCGATTCTGATGATGGTTGAAAACCCGATCGATGCCGCCCCACTCGGTCGCCGCCCGGATCGCTCAGTGTCCGCCGCGGATCAGGTCGAGGGGGGCGGTGCGGATGCCGAAGTGCTGCCGCAGGGCGCGGCCGGCGGCGTGCAGCCCGGACATGCCGTGCACGGCCGGGCCGGGTGGGGTGGAGGCCGAGCAGAGGTACACGCCGGGCAGCGGGGTCCGGTACGGGTCCCAGCGGGCCGCCGGCCGCATCACCAGCTGCCACCCGGTGACCGCCCCGCCGGAGATGTCCCCGCCGACGTAGTTCGGGTTGTGTGCGCCGGCCTGTGCCGCCGGCACCACGTGGGTGGCCAGGATCAGGTCCCGGAAGCCGGGCGCGAAACGTTCCACCTGGGCGACGATCTGGTCGCTGACGTCGCGCGGGGAGCCGTTCGGCACGTGCGCGTACGTCCAGAGCACCTGCTTGCCGGCGGGTGCGCGGGTCGGATCGACCACGCCGGGCTGCACCGCGAGCACGTACGGGCGTTGCGGGTGCCGGCCGCGTACCACAGCGGTTTCGGCGATCCGGGCCTCGGTGGCCGAGCCGATCAGGTGCAGGGTGCCGGCGCGGGCGCATGCCGGCTCCGCCCACGGCACCGGCCCGGAGAGCGCGAAGTCGACCTTGCAGGCGGCCCCGCCGTACCGGAAGGAACGCAGACTGCGCACGTAGCCGGCGGGTAGCCGGTCGCCGGCGATGCGCAGCAGGCCGGCGGGGGAGACGTCGAGCAGGACCGTGCGGGCCGGCGGCAGCTGGGCCAGGTCGTCGATCCGGTCGCCAGTGACCACCCGGCCGCCGAGTTGCCGTAGTCGGTTCACCATCGCGTCGGTGATCGCCCGGCTGCCACCTGCGGGGACCGGCCAGCCGACCGCGTGTCCGAGGGTGGCCAGCAGCAGGCCGGCCCCGGCCGGGGCGAGCCGGCGCGGCGGGGCGATCGCGTGCGCCGCCACCCCGGCCAGCAGCGCGGCGGCCTCCTCGGTGCGGAACCGGGCCGCCGCGGCCGGGGTGCCCTGTTCCAGGGTGCGGATCCCGAGCAGCAGTGCGGCGAGCGGGTCGCGGGGCACCCGGCGCAGGTCGGACATGGCCGTGTCGACCACTCCCGACCAGCGTCGGACCAGCGGCCCGAGCAGGGACCGCCAGGCCGCCCCGTCGCGACCCAGCCCCTCGGCGGTGCGGTCCAGGTCCCGCCAGGCCAGCGCCGCCCGCCCCCCGTCGAGCGGATGGGCGTACGGGATCTCCGGCTGCAACAGCCGTACGCCGTGCGCGGCCAGGTCGAAGGCGCGGAAGAAGGGCGAGCCGAGGGCCATCGGGTGCACCGCCGAGCAGACGTCGTGCCGGAACCCGGGCAGGGTCAGCTCCTCGGTCCGGGTGCCGCCGCCGGTGGTGTCGGCGGCCTCGTGAACCTGGACGCTCAGCCCTGCCGAGGCGAGCACCAGTGCGGCGGCCAGCCCGTTCGGGCCGGAGCCGACCACCACCGCGTCCAACCCGCCGGCTGCGGTCTGCGCTCCCATGGTGTGCCCTCCCGCCTCAGACCAACGCCTGTTCCGCAGCCAGACTGGCGTAGAGCGCATCGGTGCGGACCAGCTCCGGATGCGAACCCACGGAACGGGCCGTGCCATTCTCCAGCACGACGATCTTGTCGGCGGCGAGGACCGTGGAGAGCCGGTGCGCGACCACGACCACTGTGGTCCGGCGGGAGACCTCCTGGATCACCTCGCGCAGGGCGGCCTCGTTGGCGGCGTCCAGTTGCGAGGTCACCTCGTCGAGCAGCAGCAGCCGGGGACGGCGCAGCAGCGCGCGGGCCACCGCGATCCGCTGCCGCTCGCCGCCGGACAGGGAGAGCCCCCGGTGCCGGATCGGGGCGTCCAGGTCACCGCCGAGCCGGTCCAGCAGGGTGCTGAGCCGGGTGGTCCGCAGCACCGCCCGGATCTCCTCGTCGGTGGCGCCGGGGGAGGCGTACGCGACGTTCTCCCGCAGCGTCCCGGCGAGCACCGCGACGTCCTGCTCGACGTACCCGATGGCGGCGCGCAGCTCGGCCAGCGGCCAGTCGGCCAGCGGCCGGCCGTCGACGAGGATCCGGCCCTGCTGCGGCTCGGTGAAGCGTTCGATCAGGGCGAGCACCGTGGTCTTGCCGGAGCCGGAGGGCCCGACCAGGGCGGTCAGCCCGCCCGCCGGCACGGTCAGGGTGAGGTCGCGCAGGGCCGGTTCGTCCCGGTCCGGGTACCGGAAGCAGACCTCTTCGAACACCACCTCCGCCGGCCCGCGGGCCGACCCCGCCCCGGTCGACGTGCTGGTCGGCCCGCCGGCTCCCGCCGGGGCACCGGTTCCGGTGGTCGCCGGGCTGGCTGCCCTGACCGGCGGCGCGGGGGGCAGGTCGATCGGTTCGGTGGGCAACGCGTCGATCTCGGCGATCCGGGTCAGCGCCGCCCGCCCGATCTGCAGGTAGGTGCCGGCCCCGACGAGCTGCATCACCGGGTGGCTCAGGTAGGCCACGTAGAGCAGGAAGGCCACCAGCGCCGAGACCGGCATCGCGCCGCTGGCCACCCGCGCGCCGCCGACCCCGAGGACCACCAGGAACGCGACCTGGATGGCCAGGCCGGCGCTGGTGCCCGCGACCGAGCCCCAGCGGGCCAGGCTCACCCCTTGCCGGTACGCGGTCAGCGCCGCCGCGTCGATCCGGGCCGCCTCGGTGGCCTCGGTGCCGGAGGCCTTCATGGTGGTGAACGCGCCCAGCGCCCGTTCCAGGGCGGCACCCATGTCGCCCACCGACTCCTGGGAGCGCAGCGCGGCGGCGCGGATCCGGGGCATCAACAACCCCATGATGACCACCAGCAGCACCACCACGACCGCGGTCACCCCGAGCAGGGCCAGATCGACCACCGCCATCAGCAGTACCGCGCCGAGCAGCATGACGCCGCCGGTGAAGATGTCGATCAGGGACTGGCTGGCGATCTGCCGCAGCAGCATGGTGTCCCCGGCGACCCGGGCCAGCAGGTCGCCGGGGGCCTGCCGCTGCAACGCCGGCACGGTGAGCCGCAGCAGGTGCCGGACCAGGCCGCGCCGCCCGTCCAGGGCGACCGCCTCGGCGGTGCGCAGGATCAGGTAGTTGCCGATCCCGAGCAGTACGGCGGCGATGATCACCAGCCCGGTCAGCACGACCAGCGCCCGACCCACCCCCTGACCGGCGGTGAGGCCGTCGATCAGCGCCTTGGCGGCCAGCGGCTGGGCCAGCCCGAGCAGGCTGGAGAGGAGCAGCAACACGGCGGCGGCCACGAACGGCCCCCGGTGTGGCCGGACGTACCCGGCGATCATGCGCAGCCAGTGCCGCTCACCGGCGGCCGGGGTGCTCACCGGTCACCCGGGGCGCGGTAGACGGTGACGTACATCGGTTCCGTGCCGGTGAACTCGTTGCCGGCCCAGTCGCTGTGCCGGGCCAGCGGGGCCAGTCCGGCCTGTTCGGCGTACCCGTCGACCTCGTCGGGGGTGGTGAGCCGGCTCAGCTCCGAGGCGATCCGGGACCGGCCCCCGGAGATCCAGATGTGCGCCAGGTGCCAGATCCCGTTCGCCACGTCGATGGTGGAGTACGACAGCAGCCCGGTGTCCTGGCCGGGGTAGGGCACGAAGAAGGAGTCCCGGGCCCGGCCCTGGTTGAGCACGGCCAGCGCGAACTGCGGGTTGTGGGTCTCCACCACGAGGATCCCGCCGGGGGCCAGCCGGGCGGCGGCGGCCTGCACGACCCGTTGCTGCTCCTGCGGGTCCAGCAGCATCGACAGGGTGCCGCAGACGCAGTAGACCAGCCCGTACCGGCGGTCGTCGGACCAGTCGCGGATGTCGCCGTGCACCGGCGTGACCGGGCGGGGCCGGTCGGCCAGGGCGGCCCGCAGCGCGTCGAGCATCTCCGGCGACGAGTCCACCCCCACGATCTCGCCTACCCGGTCGGCCAGCGGCAGGGCGATCCGGCCGGTGCCGACGCCGAGCTCCAGGGTGGGTGCTCCGCCGCCCGGGTGCAGGCCGGCGAGGTAGGCGACGGCCGGCTCCGCAGCCGTCCCGCCGGGGAAGAGTTGGTCGTAGAAGTCGACGAACTGGCGTCCGTAACCGCTGTCGGCGATCTCAGTCATCTCGGGGTGCCCTCCGGCAACGGTTCGAACGGGGAGACCAGCAGGTAGTCCGGCTGGTGGGATTCGTCGTAGCCCGCGCTGCGGGCGATCACGAACTGGAATCCCCGGGGTACGTCGGCCCCGGCGTACTGCCGGCGTACGGCGTGCGCGACGAAGTCCCGCAGCACCTCGTACGGCGCGGTGGCGGTGATCTCGACGCCGGGGGTGCCCAGGTGCACGATCAGATCGGCGCAGATGTCGAAGATCGCCTTGTCCTGCCGGCGTTCCGGGAACCAGACCACCTGCCGCCAATGCCGGCGCGGGATCTGGGTGGTCTCCACCCAGCGGGTCTGCGTGCCGTCGGCGGTGAGCACCCGGTGCAGGACGTGGAAGTCGTGCTGTGCCGGTTCGGGGGCGAAGAAGCGCCAGTTGCCGATGAGCAACCCGGGCACGTCGTAGCGGCGGAACCGGTCGAAGACCTGTTGCGGGTGCTGACTGAGCACGGTCACCCCGAACCAGCCGACCAGGCCGGCGGTGATCGCCGTGGTCAGTGGGCGCAGGTCGGAGCCGACCCGGCGGCTCATCGCCGGACCTCCGGCCCCGGCCCGGTGACGTCGTCGACGAACGCGGTGAGGATCTTGACGACCTCCGCGGACCGGTCGGCGTCGGTGAGGATCTCGTCGTGGTCGGCGTCGGCGATCAGGTGCCGCTCGGCCCGGGGTGCCGCGGCGGCGAACTCGTCGTGCAGGTCGGCCTGGACGGAGTCGGTCCGCGCGGTCCGTCCGGCCGTCACCACCACCAGTGGTACGTCGATCCGGGGCAGCCCGGTGCTCTCGTCTTCGAAGCGTTCCTGCACCACCCGCCACTCCCGCCGGGCGGCGGCCCAGAGTTCCGGGTCGCGGTACTGGGCCAGGGCGAGCGGGCGGACAGGCTCGGGCAGCCGGTCGATCCAGGGGGCCCGGGGCAGCAGCGAACCGAATCCGGCCCGCAGGGAACCGGGCATGATGGCCAGGGTGCTGGTCAGTGCCCGACCGCCCTCGGCCTGCCGCAGGGAACGGCGTAGTTCGGCGGGGTGGCTGGAGTCGACCAGGGCCACCCCGCGTACCTGTCCGCCGAGTTGTTCGGCGGCGAGCAGGGCCAGGTAGCCGCCGAGTGAGTGGCCGACCAGGACCACCGGGCGGTCGCCGGCCACGTGCCGGGTCAGCTCGACCAGGTCGTCGACCATGGTCTCGAACCGGTACTCCCCGGTGCCCCGGTAGCGGCTGGCACCGTAGCCGGCCCGCTGGTAGGTGACCGTGGTGAACCGGTCACCGAGCGGACCGGCGATCCGCTCCCAGTGCTCGGCGGTGGCGGCCATCCCGCTCTCCAGCACCACCAGCGGCCCGTCGCCGGTAGCCCCGCCGGACCGCCCCCCAGCCCCGCCGGACCGCCCCCCAGCCCCGCCGGACCGCTCCCCGGCAGGGGTGGTCCGGTCGGGTGGCGGGTTGCCGGCGTACCGGTAGGACAGGACGTTGCCGGCGGCGGTGGTGAAGGTGCGCTCGTCGCCGCGCCCCCGCTCGATCAGCCGACGCCGCCGGATTCGGGCGACCTGGCCGGCGGCGAAGAGCACCAGCCCGGCGGCCGTCGCCACGGCGGGCAGGGTGTCGTCGCGCCGGAAGCCGGCCGCGTCGCCGGTGCGTTCCCGTGGCCGGGTGGTGTAGGCGACCGCCGGATAGGTGGAGGTGAACGCCCAGAAGAACCGGCCGAGCCCCATCACCCGCGCGTTGACCAGGTGAAACGCCCCGGCGGTGGCGAGCAGGTACGGCGCGGGGCGGCCCTTCGCGGCGTAGGCCAGCGGGAAGGCGCACTCCATCGCCAGCACCCCGTGGGCGGCGAGTTTCGTCAGCCGGGGGTAGCGGCGCATCAGCTGCCAGACCTGCGGGTCGCCGTAGGTGAGGGTCCGGGTGATGCCGGGCAGGGCGCGTCCGCTGCGCCAGGTCTCGCTGGGCAGCTTGGCCCACCCGGAGACCGTGTACGACAGCACCGACTGCAGGGCGACGAACCAGAGGCAGGCGTCGACCACGGCGGGTCGGCGCTGGCCGGCGCGGGCGGCGGTGGTGAGCGCCTGGACCAGGAAGGAGACCTGGTCGGCGCCGTCACTGCCGTAGAGGTGCTGGGCGTGCAGCGCGGCCTGGCTGCCGGTGAGCATCGCGTTCGCGGCGACCCGCTGCCGGCGGTTGAGCGGCAGCCAGAGCGCGGCCGCCGCGACGGCCCGGCTGACGTGCAGCGCGGTGGCCACCCGGTCGTTGGCGGCCAGGTCCAGCGCCCGGGTCAGGCGGGGGGCGTGCTCGTGGAAGGTACGCCGGTTGACCGCCCAGTTGTTCGCCCCGCCCCGCTGCCGGTCCCGGCTGCGGGTGAGGTACTCCAGGCTGGCGAAGAGGTGGGTCACCGAACTGATCCGCTCGGTCCAGTTCAGCACGGCGGAGCGGTCGAACGTGGCGGGCGGCCGGAGCCGGCGGTGCCAGGGTGCTCTCTTCATGGGTCAGCGCTTCCTGATGGTGCGGGGAGGACCGGGGCGGGACGGGTGGGCCGGTGGACCGCCGCGGCGGTCCACCGGCCCGGGTACTGCTACCGCGATCGCGTCATCACTTCGGGACCGGCCTGGTCCCGCCGAGGTTGCGCCCGGCGACGTAGCCGGCGCCGAAGAGCGCCGCCACCGAGCCGACCAGGCCGACCCCGGCCGCCACGGTGACGATGGTGGCCGGAGTGGCCAGCACCGGCATCCCGCCGACCTGGTTGTATGCCTCGTCGCTGTGGATCGGGATCGTGGCGAGGGCGGGGTCCGCGTTCACCCTGTTGGCGAGAACGGACATGGATCACCTCCTGACTGGCGGTACGGGTTGTCGGGCGACTACTTCGGCTGGGGCCTGGTGCCCTCGGCCATGTTGCGGGCGATGCCCACCATGTAGCCGGCGTGGAACGCCACGGCGCCGACGGCGACGCCGAGCGCCACCGCCGTCGGGGTGGCGAGCACCGGGGTGAGCCCGGCCAGCCCTTGGGCGGTCCGGTCGGCCTCGGTGAGCTCACCGAACATCTCCAGGGAGATGTCGTTGGTGTGGTCGACAAGTGCGGTCATCTGGTTCACCTCCCTCGAAAGCTCTCAGCCAGTGTGAAAGGCGGCGCGCAGGCCGTTCATCTCAGCTAAATTCCTGAGTCGCTAGGATGTCCGAGGGGGTCGCCGCCGTCAACCACGGAGAACGGGGTCCACCCGATCCGGCGAGGGGAGGTCACCACATGGGCCACCCGACCACGGGCACCCTCGCCGAGAAGATCAACAGACTCTTCGCGGTGATCCGCCGACCCGACCGGGAGCAGTACCGCAACGAGGAGGTGGCCACCGCCTGCCGCGAGGCCACCGGGGAGAGCTTCTCCACCACGTACCTCTGGCAGTTGCGCAACGGCCGACGGACCAACCCCACCAAGCGGCACCTGGAGGCCCTCGCCCAGTTCTTCCAGGTGCCGGCGGCATACTTCTTCGACGACGAGCAGAGCGCGCGGATCGTCGAGGAGCTGGAGCTGCTCGGCGCGCTGCGCGACAGCGCCGTCCGGCAGATCGCGCTGCGCGCGGTCACCCTCTCCCCGGAGGGGCTGGACACCATCAGCGACATGATCGAAGCCATCGGGCGGCGGGAGGCACGCCGCGCCGGGCCGGCCGGCGTGGAGCTGCCCGGGCCCGGTACGGGCGGTCCGGTGGAGCGCGATGGCGGTTGATCGGGGCATGTGGCGCCGGTGCCAACGGATCGTCGACGCGCTGTCGATCCCGACGCCGTTCGAGCCGACCCGGTTCGTCGACGCGCTGGCCCACCAGCGGGGCCGGCCGGTCGAGCTGGTGCCGATGCCCGGTGGGGCCAGTCAGTGCGGTGCACTGGTCACCACCGACCAGGCCGACTACCTCTTCTACGCCACCAGCACCACCCGGCTGCACCAGGAGCACATCCTGTTGCACGAGGTCGGGCACCTGCTCTGCGGCCATGTCGACGACCGCTCGCTGGCCGCCCTGCCCGCCCTGTTGCTGCCGAACCTCTCCACCGACCTGGTCCGCCGGGTGCTCGGCCGTTCCGACTACTCGGCCGCCCAGGAGCAGGAGGCCGAACTGGTCGCCTCGATGATCGCCCAACGCGCCCGCCGGGGCCCGACCGGCGGCGCCGGTCCGGTCACCCCCGAGGTCGCCGACGGGCTGGCCCGACTCGGCTCGATCTTCGACACCGGCTGACCAGGGCCGGGCACCATGCTGACCTGGCTCAACTTCACCGCCCTGGCGCTCGCCATCGTGGTCGCCGCCTACAAACTCATCCCGGTACCCGGCCGTCGGCGCGCCGCCGGCACCCGGTACCTCTCCGCCTTCTTCCTCTGCATCGGCCTCGGCCTGGCGGTGATGGCCCACCCGGTCCTGATCGCGATCAGCCACGTCGAGCCGGTGCCGAACCTCAGTCGACTGCTCGGCAACGGCCTGGAGATGCTCGCCGCGTACTTCCTCGGCGCGCTCGGTCA harbors:
- a CDS encoding phytoene desaturase family protein is translated as MGAQTAAGGLDAVVVGSGPNGLAAALVLASAGLSVQVHEAADTTGGGTRTEELTLPGFRHDVCSAVHPMALGSPFFRAFDLAAHGVRLLQPEIPYAHPLDGGRAALAWRDLDRTAEGLGRDGAAWRSLLGPLVRRWSGVVDTAMSDLRRVPRDPLAALLLGIRTLEQGTPAAAARFRTEEAAALLAGVAAHAIAPPRRLAPAGAGLLLATLGHAVGWPVPAGGSRAITDAMVNRLRQLGGRVVTGDRIDDLAQLPPARTVLLDVSPAGLLRIAGDRLPAGYVRSLRSFRYGGAACKVDFALSGPVPWAEPACARAGTLHLIGSATEARIAETAVVRGRHPQRPYVLAVQPGVVDPTRAPAGKQVLWTYAHVPNGSPRDVSDQIVAQVERFAPGFRDLILATHVVPAAQAGAHNPNYVGGDISGGAVTGWQLVMRPAARWDPYRTPLPGVYLCSASTPPGPAVHGMSGLHAAGRALRQHFGIRTAPLDLIRGGH
- a CDS encoding helix-turn-helix domain-containing protein, which translates into the protein MGHPTTGTLAEKINRLFAVIRRPDREQYRNEEVATACREATGESFSTTYLWQLRNGRRTNPTKRHLEALAQFFQVPAAYFFDDEQSARIVEELELLGALRDSAVRQIALRAVTLSPEGLDTISDMIEAIGRREARRAGPAGVELPGPGTGGPVERDGG
- a CDS encoding alpha/beta fold hydrolase translates to MKRAPWHRRLRPPATFDRSAVLNWTERISSVTHLFASLEYLTRSRDRQRGGANNWAVNRRTFHEHAPRLTRALDLAANDRVATALHVSRAVAAAALWLPLNRRQRVAANAMLTGSQAALHAQHLYGSDGADQVSFLVQALTTAARAGQRRPAVVDACLWFVALQSVLSYTVSGWAKLPSETWRSGRALPGITRTLTYGDPQVWQLMRRYPRLTKLAAHGVLAMECAFPLAYAAKGRPAPYLLATAGAFHLVNARVMGLGRFFWAFTSTYPAVAYTTRPRERTGDAAGFRRDDTLPAVATAAGLVLFAAGQVARIRRRRLIERGRGDERTFTTAAGNVLSYRYAGNPPPDRTTPAGERSGGAGGRSGGAGGRSGGATGDGPLVVLESGMAATAEHWERIAGPLGDRFTTVTYQRAGYGASRYRGTGEYRFETMVDDLVELTRHVAGDRPVVLVGHSLGGYLALLAAEQLGGQVRGVALVDSSHPAELRRSLRQAEGGRALTSTLAIMPGSLRAGFGSLLPRAPWIDRLPEPVRPLALAQYRDPELWAAARREWRVVQERFEDESTGLPRIDVPLVVVTAGRTARTDSVQADLHDEFAAAAPRAERHLIADADHDEILTDADRSAEVVKILTAFVDDVTGPGPEVRR
- a CDS encoding class I SAM-dependent methyltransferase; protein product: MTEIADSGYGRQFVDFYDQLFPGGTAAEPAVAYLAGLHPGGGAPTLELGVGTGRIALPLADRVGEIVGVDSSPEMLDALRAALADRPRPVTPVHGDIRDWSDDRRYGLVYCVCGTLSMLLDPQEQQRVVQAAAARLAPGGILVVETHNPQFALAVLNQGRARDSFFVPYPGQDTGLLSYSTIDVANGIWHLAHIWISGGRSRIASELSRLTTPDEVDGYAEQAGLAPLARHSDWAGNEFTGTEPMYVTVYRAPGDR
- a CDS encoding DUF5819 family protein codes for the protein MSRRVGSDLRPLTTAITAGLVGWFGVTVLSQHPQQVFDRFRRYDVPGLLIGNWRFFAPEPAQHDFHVLHRVLTADGTQTRWVETTQIPRRHWRQVVWFPERRQDKAIFDICADLIVHLGTPGVEITATAPYEVLRDFVAHAVRRQYAGADVPRGFQFVIARSAGYDESHQPDYLLVSPFEPLPEGTPR
- a CDS encoding ABC transporter ATP-binding protein produces the protein MSTPAAGERHWLRMIAGYVRPHRGPFVAAAVLLLLSSLLGLAQPLAAKALIDGLTAGQGVGRALVVLTGLVIIAAVLLGIGNYLILRTAEAVALDGRRGLVRHLLRLTVPALQRQAPGDLLARVAGDTMLLRQIASQSLIDIFTGGVMLLGAVLLMAVVDLALLGVTAVVVVLLVVIMGLLMPRIRAAALRSQESVGDMGAALERALGAFTTMKASGTEATEAARIDAAALTAYRQGVSLARWGSVAGTSAGLAIQVAFLVVLGVGGARVASGAMPVSALVAFLLYVAYLSHPVMQLVGAGTYLQIGRAALTRIAEIDALPTEPIDLPPAPPVRAASPATTGTGAPAGAGGPTSTSTGAGSARGPAEVVFEEVCFRYPDRDEPALRDLTLTVPAGGLTALVGPSGSGKTTVLALIERFTEPQQGRILVDGRPLADWPLAELRAAIGYVEQDVAVLAGTLRENVAYASPGATDEEIRAVLRTTRLSTLLDRLGGDLDAPIRHRGLSLSGGERQRIAVARALLRRPRLLLLDEVTSQLDAANEAALREVIQEVSRRTTVVVVAHRLSTVLAADKIVVLENGTARSVGSHPELVRTDALYASLAAEQALV